The Candidatus Hydrogenedens sp. genome has a window encoding:
- the glmM gene encoding phosphoglucosamine mutase, translating into MKKRLFGTDGVRGIANVHPMTTEMALKIGQATGTIFQRENRQHTILIGKDTRRSCYMLENALTAGLCSVGVRVLLTGPLPTPGVSYIMRSLRCDGAIMISASHNPYHDNGIKIFGPDGYKIPDEIEDEIERLIQTGEVDQLRPTGEKIGTAKRIDDAVGRYIEFVKATFPKGMRLDGLRIVVDCANGAMYRVGPDTLSELGAEVIPIGDEPNGININDKCGSVYPEEMRAQVIREKADVGIAFDGDGDRLVMADAHGRLLDGNAILAILGVDYLKREILGNKTLVTTVMANAGLERAIKPYGGRVVRTGVGDRAVSEALKKENSNLGGEPSGHIVLLDYNVTGDAMISALQVLSIMIRTDQPLSELGKIYQPLPEQHGKVPCEGKERLTKEQLDKVSEEIEKELNGEGKVVVRYSGTEPIIRVMVQHEELRKAEIYCKKLIEKITVLLKS; encoded by the coding sequence ATGAAAAAACGATTATTTGGAACCGATGGCGTTCGTGGAATAGCCAATGTCCACCCGATGACTACCGAGATGGCTTTAAAAATCGGGCAGGCTACAGGAACTATTTTCCAACGAGAAAACCGACAGCATACCATACTTATTGGTAAAGATACCCGCCGTTCATGTTATATGCTTGAAAATGCATTAACGGCAGGGTTGTGTTCGGTAGGGGTGCGAGTTTTACTTACAGGTCCCCTTCCAACACCAGGGGTCTCTTATATTATGCGGAGTTTACGCTGTGATGGAGCGATTATGATAAGTGCCTCTCATAACCCCTATCATGATAATGGCATAAAAATTTTCGGTCCAGACGGATACAAAATTCCCGACGAGATTGAAGATGAAATTGAACGATTAATTCAAACAGGTGAAGTAGACCAACTCCGACCTACAGGTGAAAAAATTGGAACCGCAAAGCGGATTGATGATGCGGTAGGTAGATATATTGAGTTTGTGAAAGCAACCTTTCCCAAAGGTATGCGTTTGGATGGCTTACGGATAGTTGTTGACTGTGCCAATGGAGCAATGTATCGTGTTGGACCGGATACTTTATCCGAATTAGGTGCAGAAGTAATTCCTATCGGAGATGAGCCTAACGGAATCAATATTAACGACAAGTGCGGCTCTGTATACCCCGAAGAAATGCGGGCACAGGTTATTCGTGAAAAGGCAGATGTAGGCATTGCTTTTGATGGCGATGGAGACAGGTTGGTAATGGCTGATGCTCATGGGAGATTATTGGATGGGAATGCTATTCTTGCTATTTTAGGAGTGGATTATTTGAAAAGAGAAATATTAGGAAATAAAACTCTTGTAACTACTGTGATGGCAAACGCAGGATTAGAACGAGCAATAAAACCTTATGGTGGGCGTGTAGTGCGAACTGGTGTTGGGGATAGAGCCGTTTCGGAAGCATTAAAAAAAGAGAACTCCAATTTGGGCGGTGAACCTTCCGGCCATATTGTCCTGTTAGACTACAATGTCACGGGTGATGCGATGATTTCTGCTTTACAGGTGTTATCTATAATGATACGAACAGACCAACCCCTTTCAGAATTAGGAAAAATTTACCAGCCTTTACCTGAGCAACATGGTAAAGTTCCCTGTGAAGGTAAGGAAAGATTAACCAAAGAGCAATTGGATAAAGTTTCAGAAGAGATAGAAAAGGAATTAAATGGCGAAGGAAAGGTAGTCGTCCGTTATTCAGGTACAGAGCCTATTATTCGAGTTATGGTGCAACATGAAGAGTTAAGGAAAGCCGAAATTTATTGTAAAAAATTAATCGAAAAAATTACTGTTTTGCTTAAATCCTAA